The Flexivirga aerilata sequence ACAGGATCCGGGTCAGGGTTGGCGCTGCCTGCGCGACAGCAGAGGCACCGGGTGTAGCCGCCGTTGCGAGGCAGGTGCCCCTCGGTCTGGTGGCCGCAGTCGCGACAGAGGTGGACCAGGGCGCTCACGCGGACGCGCGGGGGTGGGTTGTCGTCATACGGACGAGCCCACACCCTCGACCGGGTTGAAGGTCAAGGGCGCGGGCTCGCCGGGTGGTGCCCCGTGGTGTTGCTGCTCAGTCGTCGGAGGAGGTCTCGGTCGGCTCCGGCCGGTTGGCGTCGTCGTAGCCGGGGCGCAACGGCATGCCCTCGTCGGTCGCCGTCTCCTCTTCCTCGATGTCGTATGTGTCGTCGGTCGGCTCGTTGCTCATGGCGCCCAGTATTCCGAAGTCGGGCGCCCGCCGCTGCGGGTGGGGAGGGTGAGCCAGCCGGTGCGCACGTGCAACTGCCCGCCGGAGCGCCAGTGCGCCAGCACGGCCTGCTCCAGGCGGGAACTGCCGCTGAGCTCGCCGGGCGTCGCGTCCGGGCGGCGGAAGACGAAGTTGCGCACCGACCAGTCGCCGTCGATGGGCGGCCCGATCGGCCGCCAGCGGCCGCAGAACGCCGCGATGTTGCTGCCCGGCACCAGCCTCTCCAGCTGCTCGTCGAGCAGCCAGCTGGTGCAGACCGCCACCCGCAACGGCGGCAGCTCCGGGAAGTGCCGGGCGAAGAACGGCCGCATCCGGGCGAAAGACGCATCGACCTGCGCGGCCCGCAGCGGCCCGCTGTCGGGGATGTGGATGTCGATCACGGGCGCGCCGGGGGGCGCCGGCACCGACGCGGCCGCGAGCTGGGCCGGCGGCTGGGTCAGCTCGCTGAGGTTGCCCTGGAGCCGGCCGAAGTCGTAGATCAGCCCGCGCAGGTGCAACGCGAACCACTCCTGCACGTGCAGGCCGGTCTGCCCGAACGTCCGCTCGAAGATGCGCAGGTGCCGCCCGAGATCGGCGAAGATCGCCCGCGACGCGGCATCCGGTATGGCGCGGGCCCGGTGAAAGGCCAGGGCATCCGGCAGTGCCGCCGCGAACGCCACCGGGTAGAAGAACCGCTCCGCGACCGGCGTCCGACGGTCGTGCGGGTCGAAACGGCCGGGGAGGTCCGCTGGGAGGCGGGTGAGCGGCACACCCATGCCCTCCCGCAACCTGCCGACGACCTCCGCGACCTGCGCCAGCCGCTCACGGTCGGCCGCGACGGCGTCGGCGGCTGCCGCGAAATCGGCCCGGTCCGCGGGATCGACCGTGAAGTAGGAGAAGGCCCGCCGGCGGGCCGGTCCGCAGATGCGGGCTCGCACCTCGGCGCTGCTCGGCACACTCACCCGCTCATCGTAGGGAGCGCGCCGACTATCTTCGGGGCGTGAGCCGCATGCCGATCGTCGCCGTCGTCGGGCCGACCGCGACCGGCAAGTCCGACCTCGGCATCGCGCTCGCCCGGCGGCTCGGTGGCGAGGTCGTCAATGCCGACGCGTCGCAGTTCTACCGCGGCAT is a genomic window containing:
- a CDS encoding acyltransferase domain-containing protein encodes the protein MSVPSSAEVRARICGPARRRAFSYFTVDPADRADFAAAADAVAADRERLAQVAEVVGRLREGMGVPLTRLPADLPGRFDPHDRRTPVAERFFYPVAFAAALPDALAFHRARAIPDAASRAIFADLGRHLRIFERTFGQTGLHVQEWFALHLRGLIYDFGRLQGNLSELTQPPAQLAAASVPAPPGAPVIDIHIPDSGPLRAAQVDASFARMRPFFARHFPELPPLRVAVCTSWLLDEQLERLVPGSNIAAFCGRWRPIGPPIDGDWSVRNFVFRRPDATPGELSGSSRLEQAVLAHWRSGGQLHVRTGWLTLPTRSGGRPTSEYWAP